A single genomic interval of Dromiciops gliroides isolate mDroGli1 chromosome 1, mDroGli1.pri, whole genome shotgun sequence harbors:
- the LOC122735577 gene encoding mucin-12-like isoform X4, protein MEKLLQLVEGMHIEEMSSHQTLQPEPPRAQKRPLSPQAGLSSPKRKVVPRLEEKEPETVQGIDESKKEEKKKDIAGAGIERGASQAHSIRWPVESKNKYVHISLGDQDESPEFSQTGLALTETKLAATEMLSNTGDGATSSLSTRCSETKSVSAEIMHELSDDFSESEDSDTESLSSQCSDKRLTFIDIKSMATEILGESVETDKRAVSTKSELAGKGMLSESVAPDTGSSDSKCSDSKLAPPEGKATAKSVMPDHGSPDTNLLSSEPSETSTISLEDKAVPTKMLSEKVTPTTSGLSSQRSETRHDSPERKAVVSEVSESVSAAPSVSSDDGSETRCVSPERKPLVTEMSQTVSSDPSVSSESCESKCTSLESQSVATGKLSEAVAPDPSASSAEGLKTKRPSHKSKPVVTGELTESISPTSSILGSEESETRSVSPESKPLVSGRLSETVSPASSILASEDSETRGASPESKAIVGKMLSETLPRAPNVLTPECSEARCTSSESKPVVGELLSEKVSLPPVVLSSKCLETECAPAESKPVVSRTCSGTVSPVPKVLSTECSEARCLSSETKPVVTGMVSETRSLAPDVSCGECSDSVDIKPVVARIIPERLSPPISISSTEYSDAGYTSPERKPVVTGVAPGRLSPPISISSTEYSEASCASPEESKPIVSGLFPEVLSPAISISSEFSEGAYFCTDRKPIVAGTFSERLSLDTCASVSECSETSGTSPERKPIVAERVAARMSPAPIVLSSECSETSYASPERKPLVAGRYVERLSPSTSALYTEFSESSRFFSETRPAAAGEYSGRLSPDTGSFSSESSEASGASPERKPVIGRVYPGRLSPPISISSTEYSDPGGASPERKPIVSGLFSRRLSSPISISSTEYSDMGGASPERKPVISELLSERVRPVQTVLSSVCSDDRCISPETKPVVSGIFSGTLFSATSILASEGSESRCTSPENKPTVSGLFSETGSLPPDVLSTSCLDARCVSPGSKPVEGTMFSETLFSGTSILASEGSESRSISPENKPTVSGMFSETLFSGPSILASEGSGTRCTSPENKPVVTGMFSETLSPPPNIFSSESLDTRCISPENKPVVTGMFSETLSPPINIFSSESSDTRCVSPESKPVVTGLLSGRLSPPISISSTEYSDTECASPERKPVVGEMLSERLSPPISISSTEYSDTECASPERKPIVTGLFSERLPPTSSILPSLCSEIKFASIQNKPSVSGLFPEGLSPSTSFFTSQYSDTRCTSPDSKPVMARLFPQATSLLPSRYFETSDDSSESKAAETGRLSPCTSLFSSQSSETRFSSTERLPPISSLLPELVDPTTFILAAQCPGLRFASSENNPEGSAPSPEGLSPATGFVYPPSSETRAASSENNPEVSEVFSERLSPTTGIVSSLCFEKILASTGSKPVVSRMFSESMFPATGFLYPPESDPAVSGIFSERLSPATGIMSSLCFLTIFASTESKSIVSTVFSESVSPTTGIVSSLCFVIILASTESDLAIIGVFSEGLSPSTGITFRPCSETGAALTDSNSAGTGVFSGSLSPTGGITFPPCSETEAALTDSNSAGTGVFSGSLSPTAECLSPSTGITFPPCSETGAALTDSNPVGTGVVSEKPSPTAGITFPPCSEKGAALTDSNSAGTGVFSGSLSPTAECVSPSTGITFPPCSETGAALTDSGPVGTGVVSEKPSPTAGISFPPCLETGADSTGSDTTGIGMLSKSLSPTADISFPPCLETGADLTGSDTTGIGMLSKSLSPTADISFPPCLETGADLTGSDTTGIRMLSKSLSPTADISFPPCLETGADLTGSDTTGIGMLSKSLSPTAGISFPPCLETGADLTGSDTTGIGMLSKSLSPTADISFPPCLETGADSTGSDTTGIGMLSKSLSPTADISFPPCLETGADSTGSDTTGIGMLSKSLSPTADISFPPCLETGADLTGSDTTGIGMLSKSLSPTADISFPPCLETGADSTGSDTTGIGMLSKSLSPTADISFPPCLETGADLAGSDTTGIGMLSERLSPIADISFPPCLETGADLAGSDTTGIGMLSDRLSPTADISFPPCLETGADLTGSDTTGIGMLSERLSPTADEAAMRTALPDDN, encoded by the exons AAACTCCTCCAGCTGGTAGAAGGCATGCATATAGAGGAGATGTCTTCCCACCAGACGCTCCAGCCGGAGCCCCCCAGAGCTCAGAAGCGTCCCCTCTCACCACAGGctggcctgagctctcccaaaagGAAAGTTGTCCCTAGGTTGGAGGAGAAGGAGCCTGAGACTGTGCAAGGTATAGATGAGagtaagaaagaggagaaaaagaaagatattgcaggCGCTGGAATAGAGCGGGGAGCCTCACAAGCTCACTCTATCAGATGGCCGgtagaaagcaaaaataaatatgtgCACATCAGTTTGGGTGACCAAGATGAGAGCCCTGAGTTTTCTCAAACAGGATTAGCTTTAACAGAGACCAAGCTTGCGGCAACTGAAATGTTATCAAATACTGGGGATGGTGCTACAAGTAGCTTGTCTACTCGGTGTTCGGAAACAAAATCTGTTTCCGCAGAGATCATGCATGAATTAAGTGATGACTTTTCAGAGAGTGAGGATTCTGACACAGAGAGCTTGTCGTCTCAGTGTTCTGACAAAAGGCTTACTTTCATAGACATCAAGTCTATGGCAACTGAAATATTAGGAGAAAGTGTGGAGACTGATAAGAGGGCTGTTTCTACAAAAAGTGAGCTTGCCGGAAAGGGAATGTTGTCAGAGAGCGTGGCTCCTGACACAGGTAGCTCGGATTCTAAGTGTTCTGATTCGAAATTGGCTCCCCCCGAGGGAAAGGCTACGGCAAAGAGTGTAATGCCAGACCATGGGTCTCCTGATACAAATCTCTTGTCCTCTGAGCCTTCGGAAACTAGTACTATTTCCCTAGAGGACAAGGCTGTGCCAACCAAAATGTTATCAGAAAAGGTAACCCCCACCACAAGTGGTTTGTCTTCCCAGCGTTCAGAAACTAGGCATGATTCCCCCGAGAGAAAGGCTGTAGTATCTGAAGTGTCAGAGAGTGTGTCTGCAGCCCCCAGTGTGTCGTCTGATGACGGCTCGGAAACTAGATGTGTTTCCCCTGAGAGGAAGCCTCTAGTAACCGAAATGTCACAGACAGTGTCTTCTGACCCTAGTGTTTCGTCTGAGTCTTGTGAAAGTAAATGTACTTCCTTAGAAAGTCAATCTGTGGCAACAGGAAAGTTATCAGAGGCAGTGGCTCCTGACCCAAGTGCCTCATCTGCTGAGGGTCTGAAGACTAAACGTCCTTCCCATAAGAGCAAGCCTGTAGTAACTGGCGAGCTCACAGAGTCAATATCTCCAACCTCAAGTATCTTGGGCTCAGAGGAATCGGAGACTAGAAGTGTCTCCCCTGAGAGCAAACCCTTAGTAAGTGGAAGGCTCTCAGAGACAGTGTCTCCAGCCTCAAGCATCTTGGCCTCTGAGGATTCAGAGACAAGAGGTGCCTCCCCTGAGAGCAAGGCTATAGTAGGCAAAATGCTCTCAGAGACCTTGCCTAGAGCCCCAAATGTTTTGACTCCTGAATGTTCTGAGGCTAGATGCACTTCCTCTGAGAGCAAGCCAGTAGTAGGTGAATTGCTCTCAGAGAAAGTGTCTCTACCCCCAGTTGTCCTGTCTTCAAAATGTTTGGAGACTGAGTGTGCACCGGCAGAAAGCAAACCTGTTGTTAGTAGAACGTGCTCGGGGACAGTGTCacctgtcccaaaagtcttgtcTACTGAATGTTCTGAGGCTagatgcctttcctctgagaccaAGCCAGTAGTAACTGGAATGGTCTCAGAGACTAGGTCTCTAGCCCCAGATGTCTCGTGTGGTGAATGTTCGGATTCCGTAGACATCAAACCAGTAGTAGCTAGAATTATACCGGAAAGACTTTCACCACCCATAAGCATTTCATCCACAGAATATTCTGATGCTGGATATACTTCCCCAGAGAGGAAGCCAGTAGTAACTGGTGTGGCCCCTGGGAGACTATCTCCACCTATAAGCATTTCATCAACTGAATATTCGGAGGCAAGCTGTGCTTCCCCCGAGGAGAGCAAGCCCATAGTATCTGGCTTGTTCCCAGAAGTACTATCTCCAGCTATAAGTATCTCCTCCGAGTTTTCGGAGGGTGCCTATTTTTGCACAGATAGAAAGCCCATAGTAGCGGGCACGTTTTCAGAAAGACTGTCTCTGGACACTTGTGCCTCAGTCTCTGAATGTTCAGAGACTAGCGGTACTTCCCCAGAGAGGAAGCCCATAGTAGCAGAACGTGTAGCAGCAAGAATGTCACCAGCTCCAATTGTCTTGTCCTCTGAGTGTTCAGAGACAAGCTATGCTTCCCCAGAAAGGAAGCCATTAGTAGCTGGAAGGTACGTAGAAAGACTATCACCGTCCACAAGTGCCTTATACACGGAGTTTTCTGAGAGCAGCAGGTTTTTCTCAGAGACCAGACCTGCAGCAGCCGGAGAGTACTCAGGAAGGCTGTCTCCAGACACTGGTAGCTTTTCTTCAGAAAGTTCGGAGGCCAGCGGTGCTTCCCCGGAAAGGAAGCCTGTCATAGGGAGAGTGTACCCAGGGAGATTGTCACCGCCTATCAGCATCTCATCCACAGAATATTCCGATCCTGGAGGTGCTTCCCCTGAAAGGAAGCCTATAGTAAGTGGGCTGTTCTCAAGGAGACTGTCTTCTCCCATCAGCATTTCATCTACCGAATATTCTGATATGGGAGGTGCATCTCCTGAAAGGAAGCCTGTCATAAGTGAACTGTTGTCAGAAAGAGTTCGTCCAGTCCAAACTGTTTTGTCCAGTGTATGTTCTGATGATAGATGTATCTCCCCTGAAACTAAACCCGTTGTAAGTGGAATATTTTCAGGGACCCTGTTTTCAGCTACCAGCATCTTGGCCTCTGAGGGTTCAGAGTCTAGATGCACTTCCCCTGAGAACAAGCCCACAGTAAGTGGATTGTTCTCAGAGACAGGGTCTCTACCCCCGGATGTGTTGTCTACTTCGTGTTTAGATGCTAGATGTGTGTCTCCTGGAAGTAAACCCGTAGAAGGTACCATGTTTTCTGAAACCCTTTTTTCAGGGACAAGCATCTTGGCCTCCGAGGGTTCAGAATCTAGAAGTATTTCTCCAGAGAACAAGCCCACAGTTAGTGGGATGTTCTCAGAAACCCTCTTTTCAGGCCCAAGCATCTTGGCCTCTGAGGGTTCAGGGACCAGGTGCACGTCCCCAGAGAACAAACCAGTAGTAACTGGGATGTTCTCAGagaccctctccccacccccaaacatctTCTCCTCCGAAAGCTTGGACACTCGCTGCATTTCACCCGAGAACAAACCAGTTGTAACTGGGATGTTCTCAGAGACATTATCACCACCTATAAAcatcttttcttcagagagctcgGACACTAGGTGCGTTTCTCCAGAGAGCAAGCCAGTAGTAACTGGCTTGCTCTCAGGGAGACTCTCACCACCCATTAGCATTTCATCTACCGAATATTCTGACACTGAATGTGCTTCCCCTGAGAGGAAGCCGGTAGTAGGTGAAATGCTATCAGAGAGACTCTCACCACCCATTAGCATTTCATCCACCGAATATTCTGACACCGAATGTGCTTCCCCAGAAAGGAAGCCCATAGTGACTGGACTTTTTTCAGAAAGACTGCCTCCAACTTCAAGCATTCTCCCCTCCTTGTGTTCCGAAATAAAATTTGCTTCAATACAAAACAAGCCTTCAGTATCTGGACTATTTCCTGAAGGCTTGTCTCCATCTACAAGTTTCTTTACCTCTCAATATTCTGATACAAGATGTACCTCTCCTGACAGCAAACCTGTAATGGCCAGACTGTTTCCACAGGCCACGAGTCTCTTGCCTTCTCGGTATTTTGAGACCTCAGATGACTCTTCAGAAAGCAAGGCTGCAGAGACTGGAAGACTATCTCCATGCACAAGTCTCTTTTCTTCTCAGAGTTCTGAGACAAGATTTTCTTCTACTGAGAGGCTGCCTCCTATATCTAGCCTGTTACCAGAGCTTGTGGATCCTACCACATTTATCCTGGCTGCTCAGTGTCCTGGCTTAAGGTTTGCCTCATCAGAGAACAATCCTGAAGGATCTGCACCATCCCCAGAAGGGCTCTCCCCTGCGACAGGTTTTGTGTACCCTCCATCTTCTGAGACAAGAGCTGCTTCATCAGAGAACAATCCTGAAGTCTCTGAAGTGTTCTCAGAAAGATTGTCTCCGACAACAGGTATTGTGTCCTCTCTATGTTTTGAAAAAATACTTGCTTCCACAGGGAGCAAGCCTGTAGTATCCAGAATGTTCTCAGAGAGTATGTTTCCTGCCACAGGTTTCCTGTATCCTCCAGAAAGTGATCCTGCAGTATCTGGCATTTTCTCAGAAAGACTGTCTCCAGCAACAGGTATTATGTCCTCTCTATGTTTTCTGACAATATTTGCTTCCACAGAGAGCAAGTCTATAGTATCCACAGTGTTCTCAGAAAGCGTCTCTCCCACCACAGGTATTGTGTCTTCTCTATGTTTTGTCATAATCTTGGCTTCCACAGAGAGTGATCTTGCAATAATTGGAGTGTTCTCAGAGGGACTGTCTCCTTCCACAGGCATCACATTCCGTCCATGTTCAGAGACAGGAGCTGCTTTGACAGACAGCAATTCTGCAGGAACTGGAGTGTTTTCAGGGAGCCTGTCTCCTACAGGAG GTATCACATTCCCTCCATGTTCAGAGACAGAAGCTGCTTTGACAGACAGCAATTCTGCAGGAACTGGAGTGTTTTCAGGGAGCCTGTCTCCTACAGCAG AGTGTTTGTCTCCTTCCACAGGTATCACATTCCCTCCATGTTCAGAGACAGGAGCTGCTTTGACAGACAGCAATCCTGTAGGAACTGGAGTAGTGTCAGAAAAACCATCTCCTACAGCAG GTATCACATTCCCTCCATGTTCAGAGAAAGGAGCTGCTTTGACAGACAGCAATTCTGCAGGAACTGGAGTGTTTTCAGGGAGCCTGTCTCCTACAGCAG AGTGTGTGTCTCCTTCCACAGGTATCACATTCCCTCCATGTTCAGAGACAGGAGCTGCTTTGACAGACAGCGGTCCTGTAGGAACTGGAGTAGTGTCAGAAAAACCATCTCCTACAGCGG GTATCTCATTCCCTCCATGTTTGGAGACAGGTGCTGATTCAACAGGAAGTGATACCACAGGAATTGGAATGCTGTCAAAGAGTCTATCTCCTACAGCAG ATATCTCATTCCCTCCATGTTTGGAGACAGGTGCTGATTTAACAGGAAGTGATACCACAGGAATTGGAATGCTGTCAAAGAGTCTATCTCCTACAGCAG ATATCTCATTCCCTCCATGTTTGGAGACAGGTGCTGATTTAACAGGAAGTGATACCACAGGAATTAGAATGCTGTCAAAGAGTCTATCTCCTACAGCAG ATATCTCATTCCCTCCATGTTTGGAGACAGGTGCTGATTTAACAGGAAGTGATACCACAGGAATTGGAATGCTGTCAAAGAGTCTATCTCCTACAGCGG GTATCTCATTCCCTCCATGTTTGGAGACAGGTGCTGATTTAACAGGAAGTGATACCACAGGAATTGGAATGCTGTCAAAGAGTCTATCTCCTACAGCAG ATATCTCATTCCCTCCATGTTTGGAGACAGGTGCTGATTCAACAGGAAGTGATACCACAGGAATTGGAATGCTGTCAAAGAGTCTATCTCCTACAGCAG ATATCTCATTCCCTCCATGTTTGGAGACAGGTGCTGATTCAACAGGAAGTGATACCACAGGAATTGGAATGCTGTCAAAGAGTCTATCTCCTACAGCAG ATATCTCATTCCCTCCATGTTTGGAGACAGGTGCTGATTTAACAGGAAGTGATACCACAGGAATTGGAATGCTGTCAAAGAGTCTATCTCCTACAGCAG ATATCTCATTCCCTCCATGTTTGGAGACAGGTGCTGATTCAACAGGAAGTGATACCACAGGAATTGGAATGCTGTCAAAGAGTCTATCTCCTACAGCAG ATATCTCATTCCCTCCATGTTTGGAGACAGGTGCTGATTTAGCAGGAAGTGATACCACAGGAATTGGAATGCTTTCAGAGAGACTGTCTCCTATAGCAG ATATCTCATTCCCTCCATGTTTGGAGACAGGTGCTGATTTAGCAGGAAGTGATACCACAGGAATTGGAATGCTGTCAGACAGACTATCTCCTACAGCAG ATATCTCATTCCCTCCATGTTTGGAGACAGGTGCTGATTTAACAGGAAGTGATACCACAGGAATTGGAATGCTTTCAGAGAGACTGTCTCCTACAGCAG ATGAAGCAGCAATGCGGACAGCGCTACCTGACGATAATTAA